One part of the Dyadobacter sp. 676 genome encodes these proteins:
- a CDS encoding MFS transporter translates to MSQSVNSGRLFNASCFALITTAFSFSIRAGILPQLGTEFNLSAEQLGFINSMWFFGFPLAMIIGGLVYHTIGPKTIMQVAFVCHAIGIIMTIYSGGYTGLLISTFLIGIGNGCTEAACNPMIADSYEGLQMSKMLNRFHMWFPGGIVVGSLISKFMTDAELGWQAQIWVILIPTIIYAVLFWGQTFPKPHVAGVTSIGENVKAMFTPLFIFIFVCMAFTAISEFGPQQWTGLIMSKSGASPMLILALVTGLMAITRFFAHPIVAALGQTGILWGSSILAAIGIYLFSTVTGPAAYAAAVIFAMGVALFWPTMIGFVAQNVPLSGALGMSIVGGIGMFSTAIWQPVIGKWLDDAKAEKIAQGLTGDEMELAAGQATLSTMVMFPAVLIVAFAILYFWMKGRKTVATSSAAVH, encoded by the coding sequence ATGTCCCAATCAGTTAACAGCGGAAGGCTCTTCAATGCAAGTTGTTTTGCGCTCATAACCACTGCATTCTCATTCAGTATCCGTGCAGGGATTCTGCCCCAGCTGGGCACCGAGTTCAACCTCTCGGCCGAGCAACTGGGCTTTATTAACTCGATGTGGTTCTTCGGGTTCCCGCTCGCGATGATCATCGGAGGGCTCGTGTACCACACGATCGGTCCAAAGACGATCATGCAGGTGGCGTTCGTTTGCCATGCTATCGGTATTATCATGACGATTTACTCGGGAGGATATACTGGCCTGCTGATCTCTACATTCCTTATCGGGATCGGTAACGGATGTACCGAAGCGGCTTGTAACCCGATGATCGCGGATTCCTACGAAGGCCTGCAAATGAGCAAAATGCTCAACCGCTTTCACATGTGGTTCCCCGGCGGTATCGTGGTAGGATCGCTGATCTCCAAATTCATGACCGACGCCGAACTTGGCTGGCAGGCGCAAATCTGGGTGATTTTGATCCCGACTATTATTTATGCGGTGCTTTTCTGGGGACAAACTTTTCCTAAGCCGCATGTGGCTGGTGTAACTTCGATTGGTGAAAACGTAAAAGCGATGTTTACGCCGCTGTTCATCTTCATTTTCGTTTGTATGGCATTCACAGCGATCAGCGAGTTCGGTCCTCAACAATGGACAGGGCTGATCATGAGCAAGAGCGGTGCAAGCCCGATGCTGATCCTTGCCCTGGTAACCGGCCTGATGGCTATCACACGTTTCTTCGCGCATCCGATTGTGGCCGCATTGGGACAAACAGGCATTCTTTGGGGTTCGTCGATCCTGGCGGCCATCGGAATCTACCTGTTCAGCACCGTAACCGGCCCTGCAGCTTATGCGGCGGCTGTGATCTTCGCAATGGGTGTGGCGTTGTTCTGGCCAACCATGATCGGTTTCGTGGCGCAGAACGTGCCTCTTAGCGGCGCGTTGGGAATGTCGATCGTTGGTGGTATCGGCATGTTTTCAACGGCGATCTGGCAGCCGGTAATCGGTAAATGGCTGGATGATGCCAAAGCGGAGAAAATTGCGCAAGGTCTTACCGGTGACGAAATGGAACTGGCGGCGGGGCAGGCTACGCTGAGCACGATGGTAATGTTCCCGGCGGTATTAATCGTCGCATTCGCGATCCTGTATTTCTGGATGAAAGGGCGTAAAACAGTGGCGACGTCTTCCGCGGCAGTTCACTGA
- a CDS encoding iron-sulfur cluster biosynthesis family protein, which translates to MDNPIQLTEAARHEIRSTLEANKIPDTYGLRVGLRGGACSGSFLLGFDTATEHDQTYLIEGIKVLIDKRHLMYVIGVSVDFEEGANGSGYTVSAAEKVK; encoded by the coding sequence ATGGATAACCCGATTCAATTGACCGAAGCAGCAAGGCACGAAATCAGATCGACACTCGAAGCGAACAAAATTCCGGATACTTACGGCCTCAGGGTAGGCCTAAGAGGCGGAGCATGCAGCGGGTCTTTTTTACTGGGATTCGACACCGCTACAGAGCACGACCAGACATACCTTATCGAGGGAATTAAGGTATTGATAGACAAGCGTCACCTCATGTACGTCATCGGTGTGTCGGTGGACTTCGAAGAAGGGGCGAACGGCAGCGGTTATACGGTTTCTGCCGCTGAAAAAGTCAAATAA